The Mus caroli chromosome 1, CAROLI_EIJ_v1.1, whole genome shotgun sequence genome has a window encoding:
- the LOC110302902 gene encoding olfactory receptor 12-like produces MATAVYRNGSLTPVSLQAFVLVGFEGGAETQALLFVVFLVLYMVTVLGNLTMIVVITLDARLHSPMYFFLKNLSFVDLCYSSAIAPKAMANFYSSKVIGVAGCAAQLFFFSFLGTSEALLLAVMAYDRFMAICSPLHYPVTMSSTVCACLVLAAYFGGCLNSIVETSLTFQLPFCGSNHIDHFFCDVPPLLQIACANTSVNELVMFAICGFILMGATLVILISYGYITVTILSMHSGSRRHKVFSTCGSHLTAVSLFYGTGIAIYGQPGGLASKEQGKVVSIFYTLVIPMLNPLIYSLRNKDVKDALGRLRQRQRQKHAAM; encoded by the coding sequence ATGGCCACAGCTGTCTACAGAAATGGAAGCCTCACTCCAGTGTCCTTGCAGGCCTTCGTGCTGGTGGGATTTGAGGGAGGTGCAGAGACCCAGGCCCTGCTCTTTGTTGTCTTCCTTGTCCTGTATATGGTGACCGTCCTGGGCAACCTCACCATGATCGTGGTCATCACCCTGGATGCCCGCCTGCActcccccatgtacttcttcctcaagAACCTGTCCTTTGTCGACCTCTGCTACTCCTCTGCCATTGCCCCCAAAGCAATGGCCAACTTCTATTCCTCCAAAGTCATTGGAGTTGCTGGTTGTGCTGCACAgctgtttttcttctcctttctgggAACAAGTGAGGCTTTACTTCTTGctgtgatggcctatgaccgcttcATGGCCATCTGCAGTCCTCTGCACTACCCAGTGACCATGTCCTCCACAGTCTGTGCTTGCCTTGTGCTGGCTGCCTACTTTGGAGGTTGCCTCAACTCCATTGTGGAGACCAGCCTCACTTTTCAACTTCCCTTCTGTGGCTCCAATCACATCGaccatttcttctgtgatgtGCCCCCACTACTCCAGATTGCCTGTGCCAACACCTCCGTCAATGAGCTGGTAATGTTTGCCATCTGTGGTTTCATTCTAATGGGGGCAACATTAGTCATCCTgatttcatatggctacatcaCTGTGACCATCCTCAGCATGCACTCGGGATCCAGGAGGCACAAGGTCTTCTCTACCTGTGGCTCCCATTTGACAGCTGTGTCCTTGTTTTATGGAACTGGGATTGCTATATATGGCCAGCCAGGAGGTTTGGCATCTAAAGAGCAAGGCAAGGTGGTCTCCATCTTCTACACCCTGGTCATCCCCATGCTCAACCCCCTCATCTACAGTCTGCGGAACAAGGATGTGAAGGACgccctggggaggctgagacagagacagagacagaaacatgcAGCCATGTAA
- the LOC110301678 gene encoding olfactory receptor 12-like, with translation MAIAVHRNGSLSAVSLQGFVLVGFGGGSETQALLFAVFLVLYMVTVLGNLTMIVVITLDTRLHSPMYFFLKNLSFVDLCYSSAIAPNALANFLSTSKVISFAGCATQLFFFSLLATTEAFLLAVMAYDRFMAICSPLRYPVTMCPTTCARLVLGTYCGGCLNSIVQTSLTFKLPFCSSNRIDHFYCDVPPLLQLACVSTALNELFLFGLCGFIIVSTTLAVLVSYGYITVTILRMHSGSGRHKVFSTCGSHMMAVSLFYGTVFVMYAQPGAVASMAQGKVISVFYTLVIPMLNPLIYSLRNKDVKDALQRLGQRHSLVKRGGK, from the coding sequence ATGGCCATAGCAGTCCACAGGAATGGAAGCCTCTCAGCAGTGTCCTTGCAGGGGTTTGTGTTGGTGGGATTTGGGGGAGGTTCAGAGACCCAGGCCCTGCTCTTTGCTGTCTTCCTTGTCCTGTACATGGTGACTGTCCTGGGCAACCTCACCATGATCGTGGTCATCACCCTGGATACCCGCCTGCACTcccccatgtatttcttcctcaAGAACCTGTCCTTTGTCGACCTCTGTTACTCCTCTGCCATTGCCCCGAATGCCCTGGCCAACTTCCTCTCCACCTCCAAAGTCATCAGCTTTGCAGGATGTGCCACAcagctcttcttcttctccttgttGGCTACCACTGAGGCTTTCCTCTTAGctgtgatggcctatgaccgTTTCATGGCCATCTGCAGTCCCCTGAGGTACCCTGTGACCATGTGCCCTACAACCTGTGCCCGTCTAGTCCTGGGCACCTACTGTGGTGGCTGCCTGAACTCCATTGTGCAGACCAGTCTCACGTTCAAGCTGCCTTTCTGCAGCTCCAACCGTATTGACCACTTCTACTGTGACGTGCCCCCACTGCTCCAGCTGGCCTGTGTCAGCACGGCTCTCAATGAGCTCTTTCTCTTCGGCCTCTGTGGGTTCATCATTGTGAGCACCACCTTAGCTGTCCTGGTTTCCTATGGCTACATCACCGTGACCATCCTCAGGATGCACTCGGGATCTGGGAGGCACAAGGTCTTCTCCACCTGTGGCTCTCATATGATGGCTGTGTCCTTGTTTTATGGAACTGTGTTTGTCATGTATGCCCAGCCTGGAGCAGTGGCATCCATGGCACAGGGCAAGGTGATATCTGTCTTCTACACCCTGGTCATCCCCATGCTCAACCCCCTCATCTATAGTCTACGCAACAAGGATGTGAAGGACGCCCTGCAGAGGTTAGGACAGAGACACAGCCTTGTGAAGAGAGGAGGCAAGTAG